The DNA segment TTCATCGCCAATTCTAACGTATATGGCGGAGATTCTTCCATCGCACGGGGCTTTGATTTCGTGCTTGGCTTTCATCGCCTCGACAGCGGCGATCACATGTCCTTTTACTACCGATTCACCTTCCTTCACGAGAATGTCGACGACCTCGACAAATCCGGCAAAGGTGGAGTACACCTTAATACCGCCCGAGGCTGCCGGCGCCGGGGCTGCCGCCGGAGCCGGAGCGACAGCGGCAGTGGCAGCGCCGCTGGCGGGCTCGACCGTTATCATAAAACTGCGCCGGACGCCATCTTCTTCCACCGTGCACCGCGTGGTGACCGGGCCGGTAATGCCGGCAGGTGCGGACGACGGCACGGCGGATGGGGCAGCAGCAGGAGCCGCTTCAGCTTTCTTTTTCAGCGGGAGATCAATCTTGCCGTTGCCGGTAAGCAGACGGATACCCTCGTTAAGCTCCATCTTCTTGCCCGGAACCATAGCCGCCAGGACCAGGAAAATATTGTGGTCGTTGACCGGCAGACCGCGCTCTTCGAGAGCTTTGCGAGCCGGCTCGATGTTTTTCGGCGCGGCTTCCAGCGGGTCGCCGTCAAACACCGGGAGTTCACGTTGCTCGGACGCAGCCTTGACAACCTGAGGATCGGGCGGAAGAGGAGTTTTTCCGAAGTAGCCGAGAACGGCTTTTCCGTATCCGGCATCGATTTTTTTCCAGCGGCCGTAGAGAACGTTGTTAAACGCCTGCAGCCAGTACTGCTGGCTTCCGGGGGTAACGCTTGTCCACGCGCCACCGGCTTCGACCACCACCGGGAACTCGGCCAGCACATCGCTGTACTTGTCGAGAATGCCTGCCTTAACCATCATGTGGACGTTCGGGCCGATAGCTCCACCGGGCATCGGGAAGCCCAGGACGCGAGCGTCGGCGGTGGTGGTGGCAGGATTGAAGTCGTATTCTTTCAGAGCTTCATCGAGCATCTTTTCGAGCTCGTTCATTTTGGAAACATCGATATCCAGCGAATATCCGGTTCCCTTGAGGCCGTGCGCGAGCGAGCGAACATCGGGCTGCACCGTCCCCGAGGCCATCGGCCGCAAAGACAGGTCAACACCATCGACACCCGCGGCGATACCGGCCATATAACAAGCGACAGCCGTGCTGGCGGTATCGTGAGTATGAAGCCAGAGAATCATTTCCGGCGGCATGAGTTTTTTGAGACCTTTGGCGGTTTCGTAGATCGTCTTGGGATCGGTGGTGCCGCTGGCGTCTTTGAGACAGATCGAGTCGATCTTCATACCGCTGTCGAGAAGGCGTTTGCCGATATTTATATAAAATTCCGGAGTGTGGACTTTGTCGGACTCAAATGGGAGCCCCATGAGAGCGATACAGACCTGGTGGTGCATGCCCGCGTCGATAATGGGCTTGCCGGTTTTTATCAGATTGTCGACATCGTTCATGTAGTCGAAATTGCGGTCCCAGGTGGTGCCGTATTCTTTCATCAGTTTGGCCTGAAGCGTGAGGCCTTCAAGCGACTGGGTGGTGAGCGTCACACCTGAGACAGAGCGGGTGAGAATCTGCAAGTCGACCTTTGGACCCACAGCCTCGCGCATCTTTTTCATATCGTCGAAAGGATCCTCACCGAGATAGAAATATGGAGCCTGGTAACGAGCGCCGCCTCCGAATTCGAAATGTTTTATTCCCATTTCGGCGCTGGCCTGCATCACGGGTAGAATATCATTGAGACGGACCTTGCCGCCGAAGGAGCTTTGAAGACCGTCGCGGAACGGGGTGAACATCACCCTGATTTCCTTAGGTGTACTGGTGAAAATCATTTTATCTCCTCAACCTTGGTAATTTTTGTTCCAGGGTAAATGGTCGAAATGACCGAGGCAATGGCCGCCAGATAGGCGCTGTCGGTTTTGAGTTTGACGACTTTCTCCGGAAATACGGCCATGATGGTCCGCATGACCAACGCCAAAAAAGTCAGGACCAGAAATACCACAAAAAAGGCAGAAATGCAGATGACCAGCAGATCCGTCGATCCCATAAGGTATTCTCCTGTTTCACAGGTTTCGAGCTAACGATGTATTCAAAAAGAACCGCAATTACGAACGATGGGTTTTCCCGCGACCGCATGCAGCGGAAAAACAATAAAACAGTATATATAAATGCCATTTCAGATTCAAGAGGCAAAATCAACGAATTCTTGTACCAACGGATGATATTGTATTTGTTGCTAGTACAGCCGCCCTATTTTGGAGTATTTTGTCGACATCGGCCGAAAAACCCGCCGTCGGCCGGTTGTCTGTAAGGCGTTCGGGCGGGAATGCTTTGTGACAACGGATTTAGTTGTCATTGTTGCTTGTACCACGACTCACGAGCGAGACAGTAACCATCATAACTCATTTGGAAAACGGGCGGCATGGTGCCGTAAACCAGCCTGCAAAAAGAAGGGCCGGGACAGAGCCCCGGCCTCCTTATAGCGAAATATAAGAGAACCTACTTCTGAGCATCAACCACGGCAATGGCTGCCATGTCAACAATATCGTTGACGTCCAGAGTAGGATGGAGGACATGTACAGGTTTGGCCAAACCCATGAGGATCGGCCCAACAGCCTCGAGACCACCCATGCGCTGGGCAATCTTGTAGGCGATGTTTCCGGAGTTCAGATCCGGGAAGATAAATACGTTGGCCGTATCTTTGAGTGTGGAGAACGGATAACGCTGTTTCAGGTACTCGGGCATGAGAGCCGCGTCGGCCTGCATCTCACCATCGACAATGAGTTCCGGAGCCATCTTTTTGACCAGTTCCGTAGCCTTCGCGACTTTCATCGATTCCGGTGAACGGGCCGAGCCGAAGTTGGAAAATGACAGCATCGCGACTCTGGGCACGAGGTTGAACCGTTTGGCCACCCGTGAAGCGCAGATAGCGATTTCGGCGAGTTCTTCGGCCGATGGGTTGATGTTGACGGTGGTGTCGGCGAAGATGTAGATCTTGCCCTTCTGAATCATGACGAACATACCGGAGACGCGACTGATACCATCGGCGAGATCGATAATCTCGAGGGCGGGTCGGATC comes from the Candidatus Zixiibacteriota bacterium genome and includes:
- a CDS encoding biotin/lipoyl-containing protein yields the protein MIFTSTPKEIRVMFTPFRDGLQSSFGGKVRLNDILPVMQASAEMGIKHFEFGGGARYQAPYFYLGEDPFDDMKKMREAVGPKVDLQILTRSVSGVTLTTQSLEGLTLQAKLMKEYGTTWDRNFDYMNDVDNLIKTGKPIIDAGMHHQVCIALMGLPFESDKVHTPEFYINIGKRLLDSGMKIDSICLKDASGTTDPKTIYETAKGLKKLMPPEMILWLHTHDTASTAVACYMAGIAAGVDGVDLSLRPMASGTVQPDVRSLAHGLKGTGYSLDIDVSKMNELEKMLDEALKEYDFNPATTTADARVLGFPMPGGAIGPNVHMMVKAGILDKYSDVLAEFPVVVEAGGAWTSVTPGSQQYWLQAFNNVLYGRWKKIDAGYGKAVLGYFGKTPLPPDPQVVKAASEQRELPVFDGDPLEAAPKNIEPARKALEERGLPVNDHNIFLVLAAMVPGKKMELNEGIRLLTGNGKIDLPLKKKAEAAPAAAPSAVPSSAPAGITGPVTTRCTVEEDGVRRSFMITVEPASGAATAAVAPAPAAAPAPAASGGIKVYSTFAGFVEVVDILVKEGESVVKGHVIAAVEAMKAKHEIKAPCDGRISAIYVRIGDEIDASKPIMTIS